One part of the Cherax quadricarinatus isolate ZL_2023a unplaced genomic scaffold, ASM3850222v1 Contig5267, whole genome shotgun sequence genome encodes these proteins:
- the LOC138852226 gene encoding uncharacterized protein, with translation MSKILPVLCLCILVVGVSLGGPPDLPCPAVKYPDGSRAMMVLGGRVAAINCGPVMKVVLCVSGKWSSAAPCAKKATRGQMDARREAVRDTWKQLVPGETWNPVQAAIVAEIGIDKEIGRKAGLAAERDREAGIVAERSREGGKGTVIGKKLVIDEEIEREAGIDTEIVKETGIVAEIERDAEIVTERGKETGIAAETGRELNMVIEKGRDEGIILEKGRKTGIVTGTGKRAGIVAEIGREAGIKGEIRKEAEIVADTGSNAGIDRETEKIIWVSAETGRQKRSPNTGKYEELRRRVKVQRKLRQGLISTSIDDSTPSVVRVQAGGDVFLLCRVQNLGAHSVTWSRLHNNQVIAIDTSILVNDPRFSTSFEEQTETWFLRVTGVRRSDAGSYECQVSTRPPLKKVVRLRVIPRGQPLEDDDYQGNLILILVKGY, from the coding sequence ATGTCGAAGATATTACCCGTGTTGTGCCTGTGTATCCTAGTGGTTGGGGTCTCACTAGGGGGTCCACCGGACTTACCTTGTCCTGCAGTGAAATATCCTGATGGTTCCAGGGCTATGATGGTCCTGGGCGGACGAGTCGCAGCTATAAATTGCGGGccagtgatgaaggtagtgttgtgtgtgtctggaaAATGGTCATCGGCGGCTCCCTGTGCCAAAAAGGCGACCAGAGGCCAAATGGACGCACGTAGAGAGGCGGTAAGAGACACATGGAAGCAGCTAGTTCCAGGAGAGACGTGGAATCCGGTACAAGCAGCGATAGTTGCAGAGATAGGCATAGATAAAGAGATAGGAAGAAAGGCTGGACTAGctgcagagagagacagagaggcaggAATAGTTGCAGAgagaagtagggagggagggaaaggtacAGTGATAGGCAAAAAGCTAGTGATAGATGAAGAGATAGAAAGAGAAGCGGGGATAGATACAGAGATAGTAAAAGAGACAGGTATAGTTGCAGAGATAGAAAGAGATGCAGAGATAGTtacagagagaggaaaagagacaggCATAGCTGCAGAGACAGGAAGAGAGTTGAATATGGTTATAGAAAAGGGAAGAGATGAAGGCATAATCTTAGAGAAGGGGAGAAAGACAGGGATAGTTACAGGCACAGGAAAACGAGCAGGGATAGTCGCAGAAATAGGAAGAGAGGCAGGGATAAAGGGAGAGATAAGAAAAGAAGCGGAAATAGTTGCAGATACAGGGAGCAATGCGGGGATAGACCGAGAGACAGAGAAAATTATATGGGTAAGTGCAGAAACAGGGCGACAGAAGCGCTCTCCCAACACGGGGAAATACGAGGAGTTAAGAAGGCGAGTTAAAGTCCAACGGAAACTCCGTCAGGGATTAATTTCGACCAGCATAGACGACAGTACCCCATCTGTGGTCCGCGTGCAGGCAGGAGGTGACGTCTTTCTGCTGTGTCGTGTCCAGAACCTCGGCGCCCACTCCGTCACCTGGTCCAGACTCCACAACAATCAAGTCATTGCCATAGACACCTCCATCCTCGTCAACGACCCACGTTTCTCCACAAGCTTTGAAGAACAGACGGAGACCTGGTTCTTGAGAGTGACGGGTGTTAGGAGATCGGACGCTGGGTCGTATGAGTGCCAGGTCAGCACACGACCCCCGCTGAAGAAAGTGGTGAGGCTACGGGTAATTCCCCGCGGCCAGCCTCTGGAAGATGATGATTATCAAGGTAATCTAAtactgatactggtgaagggttatTAA